The Brachyhypopomus gauderio isolate BG-103 chromosome 2, BGAUD_0.2, whole genome shotgun sequence genome contains a region encoding:
- the hmox2b gene encoding heme oxygenase 2 isoform X1 — protein sequence MSSVKTEDPATGTSVVNGGGLEYEDNAVNENSRPEDLSEMLATGTKAVHEKAENSPFVKDFLRGRIRKELFKLGAVALYYTYTAMEEEIERNRHHPHFAPLYFPNELHRHEALARDLEYFYGENWQSQVSCSAATQRYIDRIHELGQNEPVLLVAHAYTRYMGDLSGGQVLKKVAQRALKLPPTGEGVYFYQFDGIHSAKAFKQLYRSRMNELELNANTKERIVKEAVLAFHFNIEVFQELEEIGKTIEDDVLDGGPVHGDMQGDISKCPYYAAKMAASGGSAYACQMAKSILRNPTGQVLLAVWIAALAGLAAWFFM from the exons ATGTCTTCAGTAAAGACAGAAGACCCTGCCACTGGCACAAGTGTGGTGAATGGCGGAGGGCTTGAATATGAAGACAATGCAGTAAATGAGAATTCCAG ACCTGAAGATCTCTCCGAGATGTTGGCTACAGGGACCAAAGCTGTTCATGAGAAGGCAGAAAATTCACCATTTGTCAAAGACTTCCTTCGGGGGCGTATACGTAAGGAGCTTTTTAAG CTTGGTGCAGTGGCTCtgtactacacctacacagccATGGAGGAGGAGATTGAGAGGAACAGGCATCACCCTCACTTCGCCCCACTCTACTTCCCCAATGAACTGCACCGTCACGAGGCCTTGGCCCGCGACCTGGAGTACTTCTATGGtgaaaactggcaaagccaGGTCAGCTGCTCTGCTGCCACCCAGCGCTATATAGACCGCATTCACGAATTGGGCCAGAATGAGCCGGTCTTGCTGGTGGCCCATGCTTACACCCGCTACATGGGTGACCTCTCAGGAGGCCAGGTGCTGAAGAAGGTGGCCCAGCGTGCCCTGAAGCTGCCACCCACCGGTGAAGGGGTCTACTTTTACCAGTTTGACGGCATACACAGTGCCAAGGCTTTCAAGCAACTCTACCGGAGCCGCATGAACGAGCTGGAGCTTAACGCCAACACCAAAGAGAGGATCGTTAAGGAGGCTGTCTTGGCCTTCCACTTCAACATAGAG GTGTTCCAAGAGCTTGAGGAGATTGGAAAAACTATCGAGGATGATGTTTTGGACGGTGGTCCTGTCCATGGTGACATGCAGGGAGACATCAGCAAATGTCCTTACTATGCTGCCAAAATGG CGGCCAGTGGAGGATCGGCTTACGCGTGTCAGATGGCCAAGTCCATCCTCAGAAACCCCACAGGCCAAGTCCTACTGGCTGTATGGATTGCTGCTCTAGCCGGACTGGCTGCTTGGTTCTTCATGTGA
- the hmox2b gene encoding heme oxygenase 2 isoform X2 — translation MRIPDLKISPRCWLQGPKLFMRRQKIHHLSKTSFGGVYLGAVALYYTYTAMEEEIERNRHHPHFAPLYFPNELHRHEALARDLEYFYGENWQSQVSCSAATQRYIDRIHELGQNEPVLLVAHAYTRYMGDLSGGQVLKKVAQRALKLPPTGEGVYFYQFDGIHSAKAFKQLYRSRMNELELNANTKERIVKEAVLAFHFNIEVFQELEEIGKTIEDDVLDGGPVHGDMQGDISKCPYYAAKMAASGGSAYACQMAKSILRNPTGQVLLAVWIAALAGLAAWFFM, via the exons ATGAGAATTCCAG ACCTGAAGATCTCTCCGAGATGTTGGCTACAGGGACCAAAGCTGTTCATGAGAAGGCAGAAAATTCACCATTTGTCAAAGACTTCCTTCGGGGGCGTATAC CTTGGTGCAGTGGCTCtgtactacacctacacagccATGGAGGAGGAGATTGAGAGGAACAGGCATCACCCTCACTTCGCCCCACTCTACTTCCCCAATGAACTGCACCGTCACGAGGCCTTGGCCCGCGACCTGGAGTACTTCTATGGtgaaaactggcaaagccaGGTCAGCTGCTCTGCTGCCACCCAGCGCTATATAGACCGCATTCACGAATTGGGCCAGAATGAGCCGGTCTTGCTGGTGGCCCATGCTTACACCCGCTACATGGGTGACCTCTCAGGAGGCCAGGTGCTGAAGAAGGTGGCCCAGCGTGCCCTGAAGCTGCCACCCACCGGTGAAGGGGTCTACTTTTACCAGTTTGACGGCATACACAGTGCCAAGGCTTTCAAGCAACTCTACCGGAGCCGCATGAACGAGCTGGAGCTTAACGCCAACACCAAAGAGAGGATCGTTAAGGAGGCTGTCTTGGCCTTCCACTTCAACATAGAG GTGTTCCAAGAGCTTGAGGAGATTGGAAAAACTATCGAGGATGATGTTTTGGACGGTGGTCCTGTCCATGGTGACATGCAGGGAGACATCAGCAAATGTCCTTACTATGCTGCCAAAATGG CGGCCAGTGGAGGATCGGCTTACGCGTGTCAGATGGCCAAGTCCATCCTCAGAAACCCCACAGGCCAAGTCCTACTGGCTGTATGGATTGCTGCTCTAGCCGGACTGGCTGCTTGGTTCTTCATGTGA
- the cfap70 gene encoding cilia- and flagella-associated protein 70, with protein sequence MDPHQGAVGIPIHVTVLRGNNLFHRGNKNFVRAEFNGTVLGESARSEGAVGEGVNYNFTCILECSEPGHTLDDLAHTPVVLTVIESLQKEKKQKEEKTCVLGQAVIDLLPLLHGKCSFSSTVVLHPASGLPTESDSRDRGIKPTLEVTVSVSEPLLSDTQLSESNLFTVTVETAFSVPEVWSPGPPSCYVAALQVPFTAEREQILLFSNGELKMSGGREPVPRPKKWPLGPLLAPDAHFIPGVYIETEPSDLEDGDLNTEEDREFRAEAECNKKRVSWDTERRLFMDAAGAACLIRRITECRLWPVEVMKAPQAGGARPVAGKASKAQAEDEIQIPFHGVAYVDLAPLLYPGAKHIHGAYQLHPFYDSDLFMKTKRTRSVLRDSIKSPVAQARPRPPSSVGSCNVTPSKVFDTHRGGKDNKDSPKKTGPQGKSGQAESLIDVELQINTEGQMYADSRSYIIIEISLEKPLIPKRPSEELARRVMELIPPRPPLPRRPAGAERAMEEYQAQIESVAAQVVEQYQQMFGAAFIPGSEPLDPSTQEQRKSQLFGELNCSGKYLAFKEQMKYSVVRIVREKMLRTEAFSQPEQLRAFLSQLYVFLVDEMHVALNKTLTGDVQEVQPQLLLDCSQLGHFAREAELDGDYQLAAHYYKECLARDHSSPSPWFDYGVFHMLTTDYSKAEECFRMAVSIDQSHVPSLLMCGILSEMKEQHEEAGIFLEGATRIDPSSVVTWTLLGLFYLAGENFIQAEMAFLEATKQLRAPLQKSPVCGPDRADDTHSPTQGEREEGVDTTESPTNQEDKPAVEGDDKTRCQSSCEIQPEEGDKANAGDEPAALRQSTNRLNTTIYMESVKFLLKNNALQMAQRALAQELLCPDGGPSSSYHLALAHVQLLRGEYSSAEASLQGALVDNIQNPDIWAMFGHLNYLMKDYGQAQKCYERTLDFVTDASDTHPIYLRLGTIYLQSGEYEKAKTIYLRACSSSPSCRTWLGLGVACYRLGELREAEDALTEANTLENRNPEVWGYLSLICLKTGRKLEAEQSYKFALKFNLSEEALLHEITELQTQVGFGNPCFS encoded by the exons ATGGACCCTCATCAAGGAGCGGTTGGCATCCCGATACACGTAACTGTGTTACGAGGGAATAATTTG TTTCACAGAGGAAATAAAAACTTTGTCCGTGCTGAGTTTAACGGGACAGTACTGGGAGAGTCAGCAAGGTCTGAAGGCGCCGTGGGTGAGGGCGTGAATTACAACTTCACCTGCATCCTGGAGTGCTCGGAACCAGGCCACACCCTGGACGACCTGGCGCACACACCTGTCGTGT TAACAGTAATTGAAAGTTTACAAAAGGAGAAGAAGCAAAAAGAGGAGAAGACTTGTGTTTTGGGCCAGGCTGTCATAGACCTGCTCCCCCTGCTGCATG GGAAGTGCAGTTTCTCATCCACTGTGGTACTTCATCCTGCATCTGGATTACCCACTGAGTCTGACTCACGGGACAGAGGAATTAAG CCAACGCTGGAGGTGACTGTCAGTGTTTCAGAGCCTTTGCTCTCAGACACCCAGCTTTCAGAGTCCAATCTGTTCACGGTCACCGTGGAGACAGCCTTTTCTGTGCCGGAGGTCTGGAGCCCTGGGCCTCCTTCCTGTTATGTAGCAGCTCTTCAAGTCCCCTTCACAGCAGAG AGAGAACAGATACTGTTGTTCTCCAATGGTGAATTAAAAATGAGTGGTGGAAGAGAGCCGGTACCTCGACCCAAAAAGTGGCCCCTTGGCCCACTGCTGGCCCCAGATGCCCACTTTATCCCGGGGGTCTACATTGAAACAGAGCCTTCGGATTTGGAGGATGGAGACCTTAACACTGAAGAG gacaGGGAGTTTCGAGCCGAAGCTGAGTGTAACAAGAAGAGAGTGAGCTGGGACACAGAGCGCCGTCTCTTTATGGATGCAGCAGGAGCTGCATG CCTGATCCGCAGGATCACGGAGTGCAGACTGTGGCCGGTGGAGGTCATGAAGGCTCCTCAGGCCGGAGGTGCCAGACCAGTCGCAGGCAAAGCAAGCAAAGCC CAAGCGGAGGATGAGATTCAAATTCCCTTTCATGGGGTGGCCTATGTGGACTTGGCCCCACTGTTGTACCCTGGAGCCAAACACATCCATGGGGCATACCAACTACACCCATTCTATGACTCAGACCTCTTCATGAAG ACCAAGAGAACCAGGAGCGTCCTGCGAGACAGCATCAAGTCTCCAGTGGCCCAGgcccggccccgccccccctcGTCTGTCGGCTCTTGCAATGTGACGCCCAGCAAGGTCTTCGACACCCACAGAGGGGGCAAAGACAACAAAGATTCACCAAAAAAG ACAGGTCCCCAGGGAAAGTCTGGCCAAGCTGAGAGTCTGATCGACGTTGAACTACAAATAAACACAGAAGGACAG ATGTATGCAGATTCAAGATCATACATCATTATTGAAATTAGCTTGGAGAAACCGCTGATTCCAAAGAGGCCATCAGAGGAGTTGGCAAGGCG AGTGATGGAGTTGATTCCTCCCAGACCCCCACTCCCCCGACGACCAGCCGGAGCAGAAAGA GCCATGGAGGAGTACCAGGCCCAAATAGAGAGCGTGGCAGCCCAGGTAGTGGAGCAGTACCAGCAGATGTTTGGGGCTGCATTCATCCCTGGATCAGAACCTCTGGATCCCAGCACCCAAGAGCAGCGTAAGAGCCAGCTGTTCGGAGAGCTTAACTGCTCAGGGAAGTACTTGGCCTTCAAGGAACAGATGAAG TATTCAGTGGTGCGGATAGTGCGTGAGAAGATGTTGCGGACCGAGGCGTTCTCTCAGCCAGAGCAACTGCGGGCATTTCTCAGTCAACTCTACGTCTTCCTGGTGGATGAGATGCACGTGGCGCTTAACAAG ACTCTGACGGGAGACGTCCAGGAGGTCCAACCTCAGCTGCTGTTAGACTGTTCTCAGCTCGGACATTTTGCCCGAGAGGCCGAGCTAGACGGAGACTACCAGCTAGCAGCACACTATTACAAGGAG TGCCTAGCGCGGGATCACAGCAGTCCGTCCCCCTGGTTCGATTACGGTGTGTTCCACATGCTCACGACTGACTACTCGAAGGCCGAGGAGTGTTTTCGTATGGCTGTGTCCATCGACCAATCACACGTACCCAG TTTGCTAATGTGTGGGATTCTGTCCGAGATGAAGGAGCAGCATGAGGAAGCTGGGATCTTTCTGGAGGGGGCCACACGTATCGACCCCAGCAGCGTGGTCACATGGACCTTGCTTG GGTTGTTTTACCTGGCCGGAGAGAACTTCATCCAAGCAGAAATGGCCTTTCTAGAAGCCACCAAACAGCTGCGAGCCCCCCTGCAGAAAAGCCCTGTGTGTGGACCAGATAGAGCGGACGATACTCACTCGCCCACACAGGGTGAAAGGGAGGAGGGAGTGGACACTACAGAGTCTCCGACTAACCAGGAGGACAAACCGG CAGTGGAAGGGGATGACAAGACCAGGTGCCAAAGTAGTTGCGAGATTCAACCAGAAGAGGGCGACAAAGCGAACGCAGGTGATGAACCTGCTGCGCTACGTCAGTCGACCAACAGACTCAACACCACAATCTATATGGAGTCAGTGAAGTTTTTACTGAAAAATAATGCATTACAG ATGGCCCAGAGGGCTTTGGCTCAGGAGCTGCTGTGTCCAGACGGGGGGCCGAGCAGCTCGTATCATCTGGCCCTTGCGCACGTGCAGCTGCTCCGAGGAGAGTACAGCAGTGCTGAGGcgagcctgcagggggcgctcgTTGACAACATCCAG AATCCAGATATATGGGCAATGTTTGGTCATTTGAACTACTTGATGAAGGACTATGGTCAAGCTCAGAAGTGCTATGAGAGAACGCTGGACTTTGTGACCGATGCCTCTGATACACATCCCATCTACCTCCGTCTGGGCACCATCTACTTACAGAGTGGAGAG TATGAAAAAGCCAAGACCATATACCTCCGCGCCTGCAGTAGCTCCCCGTCCTGTCGGACTTGGCTGGGCCTGGGTGTGGCCTGCTACAGG CTTGGGGAGCTGAGAGAGGCAGAAGACGCCCTGACAGAAGCCAACACTCTTGAAAATAGGAACCCAGAGGTCTGGGGCTACCTGTCGTTGATTTGTTTAAAG ACTGGAAGAAAACTGGAGGCTGAGCAGTCATATAAGTTTGCCTTAAAG TTCAACTTGTCAGAAGAGGCACTTCTGCATGAGATCACAGAGCTGCAGACTCAAGTTGGATTTGGAAACCCTTGCTTTTCATAA
- the tedc2 gene encoding tubulin epsilon and delta complex protein 2 has product MSAGFISEAINMCKMEEAKLNDTIQQYKNMLCSMKTLLKDTEPEESPRLNSKDEDIPLQEKQELELLDQVLEKALKIRCSSVVTRDRGADVGEKLHGGLKGRCTTVSKVSVSDVDKRKIPKSSYWSTQGNRQQNGGLLRPVAVRGGVSTHPVKRGASGRHATKGKRLSTTPAPAQGSGDPAQNTSHATHSTDSVMEKITLNPPSLEQRASPLDKGELKTSPLSCPKEQWVTSTLLPVWRTQRAQKDRMWNKVLSTHSKPVPERDHFKERLISTFHTEQPSAVSAVKDSELDTLTRLGLDLTHCYHAVLQGRPPFAACVLGRDPETSMEREYESLLMLEGLEGMIANVIKRADYLKKEWERRIERQGGPPCALRWRGERADQGPPPDQAPPPDQAPPRLPPVLTYSSQAELEELSVLRLRVNQLRLEILLHQAMAGTVSAHPMGRQPSPGCSSATALRGAYSLLGEGGSQFPTLVLDPEPGQT; this is encoded by the exons ATGTCTGCTGGGTTCATCAGTGAAGCCATCAACATGTGCAAGATGGAAGAGGCGAAGCTGAACGACACGATCCAACAGTACAAAAACATGTTGTGCTCCAT GAAAACACTTCTGAAAGACACTGAACCAGAAGAGTCACCCCGCCTTAACTCCAAAGATGAAG ACATTCCTCTGCAAGAGAAGCAAGAGCTTGAGTTATTAGACCAAGTTCTGGAAAAGGCTCTGAAGATTCGCTGCAGCTCTGTAGTGACCAGAGACCGTGGTGCAGATGTTGGAGAAAAACTCCATGGTGGCTTGAAGGGCCGGTGTACGACTGTCAGTAAGGTGTCCGTTAGTGACGTGGATAAAAGAAAGATCCCCAAATCATCTTACTGGAGTACACAAGGGAACCGTCAGCAGAATGGAGGATTGTTGAGGCCTGTTGCTGTCAGGGGAGGTGTGTCTACACATCCTGTTAAGAGAGGAGCTTCAGGTCGTCATGCCACCAAAGGGAAACGGTTGTCCACAACCCCAGCTCCAGCACAGGGCTCTGGAGACCCTGCCCAGAACACGTCACATGCGACTCATTCCACAGACTCTGTAATGGAGAAAATCACCTTAAATCCTCCTTCTCTTGAACAGAGGGCATCTCCTTTAGACAAGGGGGAGTTAAAAACAAGTCCATTGTCATGTCCAAAAGAGCAATG ggtgACTTCTACTTTATTACCTGTGTGGAGAACACAAAGGGCCCAAAAGGACAG AATGTGGAACAAGGTCTTGAGCACACACTCAAAGCCTGTTCCAGAGAGAGACCACTTTAAGGAGAGACTTATCAGCACC TTCCACACAGAACAGCCGTCTGCTGTGTCAGCGGTGAAGGACTCGGAGCTGGACACTCTCACACGACTGGGGCTGGATCTGACTCACTGCTACCACGCTGTGCTCCAGGGCCGGCCGCCTTTCGCAGCCTGCGTGTTGGGCAGGGATCCAG aaacGTCAATGGAGAGGGAGTATGAATCTCTGCTAATGCTGGAGGGTCTGGAAGGAATGATTGCTAATGTCATTAAGCGTGCCGACTACCTTAAAAAAG AGTGGGAGAGGAGAATCGAGAGGCAGGGGGGGCCGCCGTGCGCACTGCGCTGGAGAGGTGAGCGTGCCGACCAGGGCCCGCCCCCCgaccaggccccgccccccgacCAGGCCCCGCCCCGCCTGCCCCCCGTCTTGACCTACAGCAGCCAGGCCGAGCTGGAGGAGCTGTCCGTGCTCCGCCTCCGTGTAAACCAGCTGCGGTTGGAGATCCTCCTGCATCAG GCTATGGCTGGTACAGTCAGCGCCCATCCGATGGGCAGACAGCCCTCGCCGGGGTGTTCCAGTGCCACTGCGCTCCGTGGGGCATACTCGCTGCTTGGAGAGGGGGGCTCACAGTTTCCTACCCTGGTTTTGGACCCAGAGCCGGGTCAGACATAA
- the LOC143483217 gene encoding transmembrane protein 100 — protein sequence MGCSAGRLACQHQPPATSTTEGCAQDGGAKVPEVLSSLERLSQATGGMEKSWYRCIFPFGIISLVIGVAGTGVTYTYNDLPQTKVVSVVLLVAGVVLVLMASACWTAHKKKRRKKKEACPFSSEQCPL from the coding sequence ATGGGCTGCTCAGCGGGGCGCCTGGCGTGCCAGCACCAGCCCCCCGCGACCTCCACCACGGAGGGCTGCGCTCAGGACGGGGGAGCCAAAGTCCCGGAGGTGCTGTCTTCCCTGGAGAGGCTCTCGCAAGCCACGGGGGGGATGGAGAAGTCCTGGTACCGCTGCATCTTCCCCTTCGGCATCATCTCGCTGGTGATCGGTGTGGCCGGCACCGGAGTGACCTACACCTACAACGACCTCCCTCAGACCAAGGTGGTGTCGGTGGTCCTGCTCGTTGCCGGGGTGGTCCTGGTGCTGATGGCTTCCGCCTGCTGGACGGCCCACAAGAAGAAACGGCGGAAAAAGAAGGAGGCGTGCCCCTTCAGCAGTGAGCAGTGTCCCCTCTGA